From the genome of Candidatus Krumholzibacteriia bacterium, one region includes:
- the rodA gene encoding rod shape-determining protein RodA, producing the protein MRRGRDFDWVIVICTGILMLVGLSIVYSVSHSVGEVSPEALAGSHFMRQMLWLGLGLVTMLVAFAVPFRWFESLAPAIYVACVVLLVLVLLLPAKGETQRWFVIGPLAIQPSEFTKVAVLLAWARVLASPRADPNRLRTLVPVLVLFVVPFLLVLKQPDLGTAMVFVGVLLPVLYWRGFRGLHILFLLSPLVSSVLIIYGENVTHNPWPFGIFIVAILVVAYLRRAFLFESVSLVVANLGIGLFLPVLWDHLKPYQQRRVTNFLDPDSDKLGAGWQVIQSKIAIGSGGFGGKGYMEGTQKALEFLPAKHTDFIFSVLGEELGFVGALAVLFLFAVLITRALLAAQKMKSEFAGALCVGIAAYFAFQVFVNIGMTIGMAPVAGIPLPFVSYGGSSMLVSCFLVGLLLNCTARWSEY; encoded by the coding sequence GTGAGACGCGGCCGTGACTTCGACTGGGTGATCGTGATTTGCACCGGCATCCTCATGCTGGTCGGGTTGTCGATCGTGTATTCGGTGTCGCACTCCGTGGGCGAGGTCTCTCCGGAAGCCCTGGCCGGCTCGCATTTCATGCGCCAGATGCTGTGGCTCGGCCTCGGGCTGGTGACCATGCTGGTCGCGTTCGCCGTTCCGTTCCGCTGGTTCGAGTCGCTGGCGCCCGCCATTTATGTCGCCTGCGTCGTCCTGCTGGTGCTGGTGCTGCTGTTGCCGGCCAAGGGTGAGACGCAACGCTGGTTCGTCATCGGCCCGCTGGCCATCCAGCCCAGCGAGTTCACCAAGGTGGCGGTGCTGCTCGCCTGGGCGCGCGTGCTGGCCAGCCCGCGCGCGGACCCCAACCGGCTGCGCACCCTGGTCCCGGTGCTGGTCCTGTTCGTGGTCCCGTTCCTTCTGGTGCTGAAGCAGCCGGATCTGGGTACCGCGATGGTGTTCGTTGGCGTGCTGCTGCCGGTGCTGTACTGGCGCGGCTTCCGCGGGTTGCACATCCTGTTCCTGCTCTCTCCACTGGTGAGCAGCGTGCTCATCATCTACGGCGAGAACGTCACCCACAATCCATGGCCGTTTGGGATCTTCATCGTGGCGATCCTGGTGGTCGCCTACCTGCGGCGCGCGTTCCTGTTCGAGAGCGTTTCACTCGTGGTGGCCAACCTGGGCATCGGATTGTTCCTGCCCGTGCTGTGGGACCACCTCAAGCCTTACCAGCAGCGACGCGTTACCAACTTCCTCGACCCCGACTCCGACAAGCTCGGTGCGGGCTGGCAGGTGATCCAGTCCAAGATCGCCATCGGTTCGGGCGGCTTCGGGGGCAAGGGGTACATGGAGGGCACGCAGAAGGCCCTGGAGTTCCTGCCCGCGAAGCACACGGACTTCATCTTCTCCGTGCTGGGAGAGGAACTGGGGTTCGTGGGTGCGCTGGCGGTACTGTTCCTCTTTGCGGTGCTCATAACCCGCGCGCTTCTCGCCGCCCAGAAGATGAAGAGCGAGTTTGCCGGCGCGCTGTGCGTGGGCATTGCTGCCTACTTTGCCTTCCAGGTCTTCGTGAACATCGGCATGACCATCGGAATGGCGCCGGTGGCGGGTATCCCACTGCCGTTCGTGAGCTACGGCGGGAGTTCCATGCTGGTCAGCTGCTTCCTGGTGGGACTCCTGCTCAACTGCACCGCGCGCTGGTCGGAATACTAG
- the radC gene encoding DNA repair protein RadC: MGNTSPRGLPRADRPRERLYERGPGELSLQELLAIVIGEGTRGSSALVVALRLLGEFGDLVAMGRAGVDEMRRVPGIGFARACQLVASFELGKRFARESRSGGISIKAPKDVARLFMDEMKHYDREHFKAAFLNTKNQIIRVVTVSIGSLNASIVHPREILKPAISASAASIVLVHNHPTGDPTPSREDVEFTRRFARCGELIGIELLDHIVIGADRFQSLKESGYF, from the coding sequence ATGGGAAATACGTCGCCGCGCGGGCTGCCGCGGGCGGATCGGCCACGGGAACGCCTGTACGAACGCGGTCCAGGTGAGCTTTCGCTGCAGGAATTGCTGGCGATCGTCATCGGGGAGGGCACGCGGGGGTCGAGCGCGCTGGTTGTGGCGCTGAGATTGCTTGGCGAGTTCGGGGATCTGGTGGCCATGGGGCGCGCGGGGGTGGATGAAATGCGCCGGGTGCCGGGAATCGGCTTTGCCCGCGCCTGCCAGCTGGTGGCCTCGTTCGAGTTGGGGAAGCGCTTTGCGCGCGAGTCCCGCAGCGGCGGGATTTCAATAAAGGCGCCCAAGGACGTCGCCCGGCTCTTCATGGACGAGATGAAGCATTACGATCGCGAGCACTTCAAGGCCGCGTTCTTGAACACGAAGAATCAGATCATCAGGGTCGTGACGGTATCGATCGGATCCTTGAACGCGTCGATCGTGCATCCGCGGGAGATACTGAAGCCCGCAATTTCGGCGAGCGCTGCGTCCATCGTGCTGGTTCACAACCACCCCACGGGGGATCCCACGCCGAGCCGCGAGGACGTGGAGTTCACGCGGCGGTTTGCGCGTTGCGGCGAGTTAATCGGCATCGAGTTGCTCGATCACATCGTGATCGGGGCGGATCGTTTCCAGAGCCTCAAGGAGTCGGGGTACTTCTAA
- the mreD gene encoding rod shape-determining protein MreD: protein MKWWVPILSAAVFLVLQATLSSRMAIGAIAPDFVVVCVVLFGLQRGRIPGAVYGFVLGLVVDVGNPGFLGLNALTKTVVGYAAGRMGSATSPGSLVLFVVFLVTAFVHDVVYYTLYLWPQVGGILVSMVTVALPSALYTAVIGIAVERILALLGARVVMADGKERR, encoded by the coding sequence ATGAAGTGGTGGGTGCCAATCCTGTCCGCGGCCGTGTTCCTCGTCCTTCAGGCCACGCTGTCGTCGCGCATGGCCATCGGCGCCATCGCCCCGGATTTCGTGGTGGTATGCGTGGTCCTCTTCGGCCTGCAGCGTGGCCGTATTCCCGGGGCGGTGTACGGCTTCGTGCTGGGACTGGTGGTGGACGTGGGAAACCCCGGCTTCCTGGGCCTCAATGCGTTGACCAAGACGGTGGTGGGCTATGCGGCGGGGCGGATGGGTTCCGCAACATCACCCGGGTCGCTGGTGTTGTTCGTCGTCTTTCTGGTGACCGCCTTCGTCCACGACGTGGTCTATTACACGCTGTACCTGTGGCCGCAAGTGGGCGGTATCCTGGTCAGCATGGTAACGGTTGCTTTGCCCTCGGCGCTCTACACCGCGGTGATCGGTATAGCCGTGGAGCGGATCCTCGCGCTGCTCGGCGCGAGAGTGGTGATGGCGGATGGCAAAGAGAGACGGTAG
- a CDS encoding phosphoribosyltransferase family protein, translating into MPGILQAVIDFLVDERCHACRAPIPSRLGLPLPGHPALVALDDPVATAGLARWRFRTRLLCRACLARLEPCTRAVVVGRGHDTLEILPAFATDSRLLALIHLLKFDRRECVAPWLARAMAVGLPARARGAGIVLAPVPMDAASRRRRGFNQAESISRALARRWGLPLVRGAVEKPAATGAQSLLGREARERNLRGAFRPGRGAVRLAGRRVVLVDDLVTTGATARACARVLRGAGAAEVRVVCAGYRR; encoded by the coding sequence GTGCCGGGCATCCTGCAGGCAGTCATCGATTTTCTGGTGGATGAGCGCTGCCACGCGTGCCGCGCGCCGATTCCGTCCCGGCTGGGGCTTCCCCTGCCCGGTCATCCCGCGCTCGTTGCACTCGACGATCCCGTCGCCACCGCCGGACTCGCGCGTTGGCGCTTCCGTACCCGCCTGCTGTGCCGTGCGTGTCTGGCGCGACTCGAGCCGTGCACGCGGGCCGTCGTGGTGGGTCGCGGCCACGACACGCTGGAGATTCTGCCTGCCTTCGCCACGGATTCCCGCCTGCTCGCGCTGATCCACCTGCTCAAGTTCGACCGCCGCGAATGCGTGGCCCCCTGGCTGGCGCGTGCGATGGCGGTGGGCCTGCCCGCGCGGGCGCGTGGCGCGGGCATTGTGCTGGCACCCGTCCCCATGGACGCCGCGTCGCGACGCCGGCGCGGTTTCAACCAGGCGGAGAGCATCTCCCGGGCGCTGGCGCGCCGCTGGGGCCTGCCCCTGGTGAGGGGGGCGGTCGAAAAGCCCGCGGCCACCGGGGCGCAATCCCTGCTGGGACGCGAGGCCCGGGAGCGCAACCTGCGGGGTGCGTTCCGGCCCGGGCGCGGGGCGGTCCGTCTGGCGGGCCGGCGCGTGGTGCTGGTCGACGACCTGGTCACCACCGGGGCCACGGCGCGGGCCTGCGCGCGGGTCCTGCGCGGTGCGGGCGCCGCGGAGGTGCGCGTGGTGTGCGCGGGCTACCGCCGCTAG
- the mreC gene encoding rod shape-determining protein MreC, with the protein MRLFEDVFHRHRDRTVFAVLVAASLALLALPEPVQLDIARGVLDRALLPFQRISTFIADYSSIRDENERLRRMVATMVLERERLLQFRDERERLRRLAEFKEEQTRRLTPAEVVGRDLDRIQTNLIIDKGSQDGLKERMPVFSFGGLAGTLSRVFPESAWVQLLCSKNLPVSCVDKRSRVVGVLEWRHRNLFEMKHVGATEDVIAGDTLITSGFGGTIPKGFPIAIVTRVATSSDGLSLRVDARSPVDFLALEEVFVMTEEIPWDRSLFYDEADTSLMRDVLLRPGRRR; encoded by the coding sequence ATGCGGCTGTTCGAGGACGTTTTTCACCGCCATCGCGACCGAACGGTCTTTGCCGTACTCGTCGCCGCGTCCCTCGCCCTCCTTGCCCTGCCCGAACCCGTGCAACTCGACATCGCGCGCGGTGTGCTGGATCGCGCGTTGCTGCCGTTCCAGCGTATCAGCACCTTCATCGCGGACTACTCCAGCATTCGTGACGAGAACGAACGCCTGCGGCGCATGGTGGCGACAATGGTGCTGGAACGCGAACGCCTCCTGCAGTTTCGCGACGAGCGCGAACGGCTGCGCCGGCTCGCCGAGTTCAAGGAGGAGCAGACGCGCCGCCTGACCCCGGCCGAAGTGGTCGGCCGCGATCTCGACCGCATCCAGACCAACCTGATTATCGACAAGGGTTCGCAGGACGGCCTGAAGGAACGCATGCCGGTGTTTTCCTTCGGCGGTCTCGCCGGCACCCTGAGCCGGGTGTTTCCGGAGTCGGCGTGGGTGCAGCTCCTGTGCAGCAAGAACCTCCCCGTGAGCTGTGTCGACAAGCGCAGCCGCGTGGTGGGGGTGCTGGAGTGGCGCCATCGTAACCTGTTTGAAATGAAGCATGTAGGGGCTACGGAGGATGTGATTGCGGGGGACACCCTGATCACCAGCGGCTTCGGCGGGACCATCCCCAAGGGGTTCCCGATCGCCATCGTGACACGCGTGGCCACCTCCAGTGACGGCCTCTCCCTGCGCGTGGACGCGCGCAGCCCGGTCGACTTCCTCGCACTGGAGGAGGTCTTCGTGATGACCGAGGAGATACCGTGGGACCGGTCGCTGTTCTATGACGAGGCGGATACCTCGCTCATGCGCGACGTTCTCCTGAGACCGGGACGGCGCAGATGA
- the lgt gene encoding prolipoprotein diacylglyceryl transferase, translating to MHPILLDLGRFQIRAYGFMLAVSFLLGIWYAGRRARKYGVDPQKILDLSVIIILAAVVGSRLLYVVFHLEQYANPLEMFALWQGGATFYGGFLLALAASWWWVQKNSLNFLTVADVVSPSIALGLVFTRVGCLMSGCCFGKPTDHAWGLVFPPDSPAGAAALEAASRLGLDHVALHPTQAYASAMGLTIFIILLALQPALTRRGSTFGLFLILYGIGRFTIDFFRFYEENARVLMGLSFNQVISIGLVAIGLVLLLRREKAPAPA from the coding sequence ATGCACCCCATACTCCTCGATCTCGGCCGCTTTCAGATCCGCGCCTACGGGTTCATGCTTGCGGTCAGTTTTCTGCTCGGAATCTGGTACGCGGGACGGCGCGCCAGGAAGTACGGCGTCGATCCGCAGAAGATCCTCGATCTGAGCGTCATCATCATCCTGGCCGCAGTGGTGGGTTCGCGGCTGCTCTATGTCGTCTTCCACCTGGAGCAGTATGCCAATCCCCTCGAGATGTTCGCCCTGTGGCAGGGTGGCGCCACCTTCTACGGCGGGTTCCTGCTGGCGCTGGCCGCTTCCTGGTGGTGGGTTCAGAAGAACAGTCTCAACTTTCTGACCGTGGCGGATGTTGTCTCACCCAGCATTGCGCTGGGGCTGGTGTTCACCCGCGTCGGCTGCCTGATGAGCGGCTGTTGTTTCGGCAAGCCGACTGACCACGCGTGGGGCCTGGTGTTTCCTCCCGATTCTCCCGCCGGTGCCGCCGCGCTGGAGGCGGCGTCGCGCCTGGGGCTGGATCATGTGGCCCTCCACCCCACGCAGGCCTACGCATCCGCAATGGGGCTGACGATCTTCATCATCCTGCTCGCGTTGCAGCCGGCGCTGACCCGGCGCGGGTCGACGTTCGGCCTGTTTCTCATTCTCTACGGTATCGGGCGTTTCACCATCGACTTCTTCCGCTTCTACGAGGAGAACGCGCGCGTGCTCATGGGGCTGTCGTTCAACCAGGTGATCAGCATCGGGCTCGTCGCCATCGGGCTGGTATTGCTGCTGAGACGCGAGAAGGCACCTGCGCCGGCCTGA
- the mrdA gene encoding penicillin-binding protein 2 produces MAKRDGRSLTAGPHRLQTLLAVILLGFSVLVVRLFSIQVVEHNQYAQYARDNQLQRERVPGPRGFMRDRNGRVMVDNALHLEVVMQWRSRDDVTKALRELTPFIPVDTTRAMARFDAWQKRYGRTPFPLFPDADKFVISFVRENWSEFPTLKVESRMRRRYLAHGVAAHVFGYVGEVTNEDVAAAPAAVYEPGDFLGKAGLERQYEETMRGIPGQRAVEVTASGTSLGEVPELSIAPVAGKDLYLTIDSRAQSCLDSLLSLRPNPSAAVVLDVKTGGIIAAASHPAYDPNEFAMGVSSSLLNELLNDESKPMFNRISHARYPPASTFKMIVTYAVLTNRLIDPARVLVYCDGTHRYGNRVFRCWEERGHGGMNLTSAVVHSCDVYFYRVAEMMDVDMLAEAAETFGFGRKTGIDLPVEVAGNVPTRRYYDKRHGKGRWTQGLMLNNAIGQGEYLSTVLHVATMSAAIANGGWLVQPHFVDHATGDPPAETSRTKIDDLSGSTLTFLQRAMLLVTEQPGGTANWLRIPWLPFASKTGTAQNPHGEDHSWFTAYAPAGDPQIALAIIVENSGHGSEVAGPIARAFLMDYFRDDKPEISRGPAVPRKTTRPAVAAPVGVDSALTGGVIW; encoded by the coding sequence ATGGCAAAGAGAGACGGTAGAAGCCTCACCGCTGGTCCCCACCGGCTTCAGACACTGCTCGCCGTGATCCTGCTGGGCTTCTCTGTTCTGGTGGTCCGGCTCTTCTCCATACAGGTGGTCGAGCACAACCAGTACGCGCAATACGCGCGCGACAACCAGTTGCAGCGCGAACGCGTGCCGGGCCCGCGCGGATTCATGCGCGACCGCAACGGCCGGGTCATGGTCGACAATGCGCTCCACCTGGAAGTCGTCATGCAGTGGCGCTCACGGGACGATGTGACGAAAGCGCTGCGGGAACTGACACCCTTCATTCCGGTCGACACAACCCGTGCCATGGCACGGTTCGATGCGTGGCAGAAGCGCTACGGTCGCACCCCGTTTCCGTTGTTTCCGGACGCCGACAAGTTCGTGATTTCCTTCGTGCGGGAGAACTGGAGTGAGTTTCCCACCCTCAAGGTAGAGTCGCGCATGCGCCGGCGCTACCTGGCACACGGCGTCGCCGCGCACGTGTTTGGATACGTGGGCGAAGTCACCAACGAAGACGTCGCCGCGGCACCCGCGGCGGTCTACGAGCCCGGGGATTTCCTGGGCAAAGCGGGGCTGGAACGGCAGTACGAGGAGACGATGCGCGGCATCCCCGGACAGCGTGCCGTCGAGGTTACCGCGTCGGGCACCTCGCTGGGCGAGGTGCCGGAGCTCTCCATTGCACCGGTGGCGGGCAAGGACCTCTACCTGACCATCGATTCTCGGGCGCAATCCTGTCTCGACTCCCTGCTCTCCCTGCGCCCCAACCCCAGCGCGGCGGTGGTGCTGGACGTGAAGACCGGGGGCATCATCGCGGCAGCCAGCCATCCCGCCTACGACCCCAACGAATTCGCCATGGGTGTGTCATCGTCGCTCCTCAACGAGCTCCTTAACGACGAATCCAAGCCGATGTTCAACCGCATCTCGCACGCGCGCTATCCGCCCGCGTCGACGTTCAAGATGATCGTCACTTATGCGGTGCTCACCAACCGGCTCATCGATCCGGCGCGTGTGCTGGTCTACTGCGACGGTACCCATCGTTACGGAAACCGCGTGTTCCGCTGCTGGGAGGAACGCGGGCACGGGGGGATGAACCTCACCTCGGCCGTCGTTCACTCCTGCGACGTGTACTTCTACCGCGTGGCGGAGATGATGGACGTGGATATGCTGGCGGAGGCCGCGGAGACGTTCGGCTTCGGCCGCAAGACGGGAATCGATCTGCCGGTGGAGGTGGCGGGCAACGTGCCCACGCGCCGCTATTACGACAAGCGTCACGGCAAGGGGCGCTGGACGCAGGGGTTGATGCTCAACAACGCCATCGGGCAGGGCGAGTACCTGTCGACCGTGCTCCACGTTGCCACCATGTCCGCGGCCATTGCCAACGGTGGCTGGCTGGTGCAGCCCCATTTCGTCGATCACGCCACCGGCGATCCGCCCGCGGAGACGTCGCGCACGAAGATCGATGACCTGAGTGGTTCCACGTTGACCTTCCTGCAGCGCGCGATGCTGCTGGTGACCGAGCAGCCGGGTGGGACGGCGAACTGGCTGCGTATACCGTGGCTCCCCTTCGCGTCCAAGACCGGCACGGCGCAGAACCCGCACGGGGAAGATCACTCGTGGTTCACGGCGTATGCACCCGCCGGCGATCCGCAGATCGCGCTGGCGATCATCGTGGAGAACTCCGGACACGGCAGCGAAGTGGCGGGGCCCATTGCGCGCGCGTTCCTGATGGACTACTTCCGGGACGACAAGCCGGAGATTTCGCGTGGGCCGGCCGTGCCGCGCAAGACGACCCGGCCCGCGGTGGCGGCTCCGGTTGGCGTGGATTCGGCGCTGACGGGAGGGGTGATCTGGTGA
- a CDS encoding rod shape-determining protein — protein sequence MSLFSRLSNYLTNDVAIDLGTANTLVFVKGNGIVLNEPSVVAVDQRTKKVFAVGLEAKTMLGKTPEYIAAIRPMKDGVIADFEITELMLREFIRKSQKKKHFIRPRIVIAVPSGITEVERRAVRDSAEHAGAREVFLIAEPIAAAIGVGLPVDKPSGNMIIDIGGGTTEIAVIALDGIVADSSIRVAGDELDDAIVNYVKRTYNMLIGEQTAEQIKMKIGCAFKMDKPLEMEIKGRDLVAGIPKNLKLTSEEIREAISEPISQIVEALKNALEQTPPELAADIVDRGIVMTGGGALLKGLDQLLKKETGLPINVVDDPLLCVVLGAGKVLDDVHEYDRVLMHSSRD from the coding sequence ATGTCGTTGTTTTCCAGGCTGTCCAACTATCTGACGAATGACGTAGCCATCGATCTGGGAACCGCGAACACGCTGGTGTTCGTGAAGGGCAATGGTATCGTGCTGAACGAGCCGTCCGTGGTTGCCGTCGATCAGCGCACCAAGAAGGTGTTCGCGGTCGGGCTCGAAGCCAAGACCATGCTGGGGAAGACCCCGGAGTACATCGCCGCCATCCGCCCCATGAAGGACGGCGTTATCGCGGACTTCGAGATCACGGAACTGATGCTGCGCGAGTTCATTCGCAAGTCCCAGAAGAAAAAACATTTCATCCGCCCGCGCATCGTCATTGCGGTGCCCTCCGGGATCACCGAGGTGGAGCGCCGCGCGGTGCGCGACAGCGCGGAGCACGCCGGTGCGCGCGAGGTATTCCTGATTGCGGAACCCATCGCGGCCGCCATCGGCGTGGGCCTGCCCGTGGACAAGCCCTCCGGCAACATGATCATCGACATCGGCGGCGGCACCACCGAGATTGCGGTGATCGCCCTGGACGGTATCGTGGCCGACAGCTCCATCCGTGTGGCGGGTGACGAACTCGACGACGCCATCGTCAACTACGTCAAGCGCACCTACAACATGCTCATCGGAGAGCAGACGGCCGAGCAGATCAAGATGAAGATCGGCTGCGCCTTCAAGATGGACAAGCCCCTGGAGATGGAGATCAAGGGGCGCGATCTCGTGGCCGGGATTCCCAAGAACCTCAAGCTCACCAGTGAGGAGATACGCGAGGCCATCAGCGAGCCGATCTCGCAGATCGTCGAGGCCCTCAAGAACGCGCTGGAGCAGACGCCGCCCGAGCTCGCCGCCGACATCGTGGATCGCGGCATCGTGATGACGGGCGGTGGCGCGCTGCTCAAGGGGCTCGACCAGTTGCTCAAGAAGGAGACCGGACTGCCGATCAATGTCGTGGACGACCCGCTTCTGTGCGTGGTGCTTGGCGCCGGCAAGGTGCTGGACGATGTTCACGAATACGACCGGGTTCTGATGCACAGCTCGCGCGACTAG